A genomic region of Miscanthus floridulus cultivar M001 chromosome 3, ASM1932011v1, whole genome shotgun sequence contains the following coding sequences:
- the LOC136543954 gene encoding classical arabinogalactan protein 5-like, translated as MAISFPAAQHHSQRPSPPLSRSAQRRASSPAARSAPAQPHPAQQPRASASPAPGNRPRPAADAQAPPVGAAPNLPRPTPAPGQGGTAATTRVVGASSRPSASLKGSRAPLAHPLLPPLQFRPAHAPEAPATVAPRASDSAVHLRAGSRLRAVSASDYRPW; from the coding sequence ATGGCCATTTCTttccccgcggcccagcaccacAGCCAGCGCCCCAGCCCACCcctttcccgctcggcccagcgtcgcgccagcagcccagccgcgcgctccgcgccggcccagccgcacccagcccagcagccgcgcgcctcggcgtcgCCCGCACCCGGCAAccgcccgcgcccagccgctgacgcccaggccccacctgtcggcgctgCCCCCAACCTCCCGCGTCCAACGCCTGCTCCCGGTCAAGGCGGAACCGCCGCCACGACGCGTGTCGTGGGAGCGTCCTCGCGCCCCTCGGCCTCGttaaaaggcagccgagcccccctcgcgcaccccctgctgcccccgctccaATTTCGCCCCGCTCACGCACCGGAGGCCCCTGCAACCGTCGCTCCGAGGGCGTCGGATTCCGCCGTCCACCTCCGTGCAGGCAGCCGTCTCCGAGCCGTCTCCGCCTCCGATTAtcgcccgtggtga